A single region of the Capsicum annuum cultivar UCD-10X-F1 unplaced genomic scaffold, UCD10Xv1.1 ctg4970, whole genome shotgun sequence genome encodes:
- the LOC107869274 gene encoding probable LRR receptor-like serine/threonine-protein kinase At3g47570, producing the protein MNQFSDGIPREIGGLETLVQLSLRHNNSQGAIPNSMSNMVGLEFLDPSHNNISGNIPKSLEKLQNLKYFNISVNKLYGEIPSGGPFKNLSSQFFIYNEALCGSSRFSVPPCPTSSKHRSNRKKLLVLFLFLGIALVVVPSTFIFFWIRYRKGKRVLQQADSLSTITSERISYYELIQVTDALSESNLIGSGSFISVYKGVLRSETAIAVKVFNLQLDAAFNSFDTECEVLRSLRHRNLVKVITNCSNLDFKALVLECMPNGSLEKYLYSHNYLLDIRQRLSIMIDVACALEYLHHRCSSLVIHCDLKPSNVLLDDDMVAHLRDFGISKLLGEDQGDLYTKTLATLGYIAPEYGLEGLVSTKCDIYSYGVILLETFTRRKSNEFERDLTLTQWVSYSLPDAVMDIVDANLVTATGNGLQKELDVVASIMKVALDCCAESPARRTNMKDVVEMLQKTKIQLLAC; encoded by the exons ATGAATCAATTCTCAGATGGAATTCCTAGAGAAATTGGAGGATTGGAAACTTTGGTGCAGCTTTCTTTGAGACACAACAATTCGCAAGGAGCTATACCCAACTCAATGAGCAACatggtaggtttggaattcctagacCCTTCTCATAATAATATATCTGGAAACATTCCTAAGTCTTTGGAGAAGCTTCAAAACTTgaagtatttcaatatttctgtCAACAAATTGTATGGTGAAATACCCTCGGGAGGTCCTTTCAAGAACCTCTCGAGTCAGTTTTTCATCTACAATGAAGCATTGTGTGgttcttcaagatttagtgtcccGCCATGCCCCACTTCATCAAAGCACAgatcaaataggaaaaaattgctagttctttttctttttctgggAATTGCACTAGTAGTTGTTCCTAGCACCTTCATTTTCTTCTGGATAAggtatagaaaaggtaaaagagtTCTTCAACAAGCTGATTCATTGTCTACCATAACAAGTGAAAGAATTTCATACTATGAATTGATCCAAGTAACTGATGCGCTTAGCGAGAGTAATCTGATTGGTTCTGGGAGTTTCATCTCTGTTTACAAAGGAGTTCTCAGAAGTGAAACTGCCATTGCAGTCAAAGTGTTCAATCTGCAACTAGATGCGGCATTCAATAGCTTTGATACGGAATGTGAAGTTCTGCGCAGCCTTCGCCATAGGAATCTCGTAAAAGTCATTACTAActgttccaaccttgattttaaGGCTTTAGTGCTGGAGTGTATGCCAAATGGAAGTCTTGAGAAGTATTTGTATTCACACAATTACTTACTCGACATCAGGCAGAGACTAAGCATAatgatagatgtggcatgtgCATTGGAATATCTCCATCATAGGTGCTCGTCGCTTGTGATTCACTGTGATTTGAAGCCGAGTAATGTCTTGCTGGATGATGATATGGTTGCCCACCTAAGAGACTTTGGTATTTCAAAACTACTTGGTGAAGATCAGGGTGATTTGTACACTAAAACCTTAGCAACATTGGGGTATATTGCTCCAG AGTATGGACTGGAAGGACTAGTGTCAACAAAGTGTGACATCTATAGTTATGGGGTCATCTTGCTGGAAACATTTACTAGGAGAAAGTCTAATGAGTTTGAAAGAGATCTTACCTTGACGCAATGGGTGAGTTATTCACTTCCAGATGCAGTAATGGACATTGTGGATGCCAACTTGGTAACAGCAACAGGTAATGGCTTACAGAAGGAGCTAGATGTTGTGGCATCAATCATGAAAGTAGCATTAGATTGTTGTGCTGAATCTCCGGCAAGAAGGACAAACATGAAAGACGTTGTAGAGATGCTGCAGAAAACCAAGATTCAACTTCTTGCATGCTGA